A section of the Piliocolobus tephrosceles isolate RC106 chromosome 14, ASM277652v3, whole genome shotgun sequence genome encodes:
- the LOC111528023 gene encoding protein NipSnap homolog 3A isoform X5, giving the protein MLVLRSGLTRALASRTLAPQVCSSFATGPRQYDGTFYEFRTYYLKPSKMNAFMENLKKTIHLRTAHSELVGFWSIEFGGRMNKVFHIWKYVHVLWWNESADSRAAGRHKSHEDPRVVAAVRESVNYLVSQQNMLLIPTSFSPLK; this is encoded by the exons ATGCTAGTCCTCAGAAGCGGCCTGACCAGGGCGCTTGCCTCTCGGACGCTGGCTCCTCAG GTGTGCTCATCTTTTGCTACAGGCCCCAGACAATACGATGGAACGTTCTATGAATTTCGTACTTATTACCTTAAACCTTCAAAAATGAATGCGTTCATGGAAAATCTTAAGAAAACCATTCATCTTCGGACAGCTCACTCTGAATTGGTTGGATTCTGGAGCATAGAATTTGGGGGCAGAATGAATAAAGTGTTTCATATTTGGAAGTATG TTCATGTTCTTTGGTGGAACGAGAGTGCAGATAGTCGTGCAGCTGGGAGACATAAGTCCCATGAGGATCCCAGAGTTGTGGCAGCTG ttCGGGAAAGTGTCAACTACCTAGTATCTCAGCAGAATATGCTTCTGATTCCTACATCATTTTCACCGTTGAAATAG
- the LOC111528023 gene encoding protein NipSnap homolog 3A isoform X3 — protein MDNESMCVPYTRLRFGCNQICNSTFPGYLHLSYLLQVCSSFATGPRQYDGTFYEFRTYYLKPSKMNAFMENLKKTIHLRTAHSELVGFWSIEFGGRMNKVFHIWKYVHVLWWNESADSRAAGRHKSHEDPRVVAAVRESVNYLVSQQNMLLIPTSFSPLK, from the exons ATGGATAATGAGTCTATGTGTGTTCCTTATACCAGACTCAGATTTGGTTGTAACCAAATCTGTAATTCTACCTTCCCAGGAtatttacatttgtcttatctccTTCAGGTGTGCTCATCTTTTGCTACAGGCCCCAGACAATACGATGGAACGTTCTATGAATTTCGTACTTATTACCTTAAACCTTCAAAAATGAATGCGTTCATGGAAAATCTTAAGAAAACCATTCATCTTCGGACAGCTCACTCTGAATTGGTTGGATTCTGGAGCATAGAATTTGGGGGCAGAATGAATAAAGTGTTTCATATTTGGAAGTATG TTCATGTTCTTTGGTGGAACGAGAGTGCAGATAGTCGTGCAGCTGGGAGACATAAGTCCCATGAGGATCCCAGAGTTGTGGCAGCTG ttCGGGAAAGTGTCAACTACCTAGTATCTCAGCAGAATATGCTTCTGATTCCTACATCATTTTCACCGTTGAAATAG